Proteins co-encoded in one Artemia franciscana chromosome 10, ASM3288406v1, whole genome shotgun sequence genomic window:
- the LOC136032472 gene encoding neuralized-like protein 4, whose translation MGSLSANLPASLVQDVNIEAGPSNSIEEEMKFSEIHGKNICLVNNGLSAKRTASYNQGLVLSRMSIVKGQKFEVRIEKLTNRWNSSVMVGLVCQPTEKNPLPVTALGFRRSAWVVSADTLFVNGQKAKSLLPFNLDKIAVHSTVGLSLSLGGDFHILTDGKDLGKVASGISDPCYAVFDLYGQCEEIKLINPELIVSGYYEKADFDCSVKEKEKQNAAIATDIASSFKHGWNYINICKLFKSFIGIPSSYFVPEVACYCGSCSNEYKSSGSEKNSKDHHLIGWCRFPFSLSRFRENTPIHVEGAERWPSVYYPAEVWPIRQLLDAGQPYTSDGLGLTKPKSPVETDSKTEEVESPQLVFYPVLPNSPGRYTLPFRYKKQLYSCQVAFQLLVQPGSYKVSENRK comes from the coding sequence ATGGGCTCCTTAAGTGCAAATCTACCAGCTTCTCTTGTTCAGGACGTCAATATTGAAGCTGGCCCGTCAAATTCTATTGAAGAAGAGATGAAGTTTAGTGAGATTCACGGTAAAAATATTTGTCTTGTTAATAATGGTTTGAGTGCAAAGCGTACTGCTAGCTATAATCAAGGTCTAGTTCTAAGCCGGATGTCAATTGTAAAAGGTCAGAAATTTGAAGTAAGGATTGAAAAGTTGACAAACAGATGGAACTCATCTGTGATGGTTGGGCTTGTTTGTCAACCAACTGAAAAAAATCCTCTTCCTGTAACCGCTTTAGGGTTTCGTCGAAGTGCTTGGGTGGTAAGTGCTGACACATTGTTCGTCAATGGTCAAAAAGCGAAAAGTCTTCTGCCATTTAACTTAGACAAGATTGCTGTCCATTCTACAGTTGGGCTTTCCTTGTCTTTAGGTGGAGATTTCCATATTCTAACTGATGGAAAAGATTTAGGAAAGGTAGCCTCTGGTATAAGTGATCCTTGTTACGCTGTCTTTGATCTTTACGGTCAATGTGAAGAAATCAAATTGATCAATCCAGAACTGATAGTTAGTGGCTACTATGAGAAGGCCGATTTCGACTGCTCTgttaaggaaaaagaaaagcaaaacgCAGCTATTGCCACTGATATTGCTAGCTCGTTTAAGCACGGCTGGAACTATATTAATATATGTAAGCTGTTTAAGTCTTTCATTGGTATCCCTTCCTCGTATTTTGTTCCTGAAGTAGCTTGTTACTGTGGCAGCTGTTCAAATGAATATAAATCCAGTGGATCTGAGAAAAATTCAAAGGACCATCACCTCATAGGCTGGTGTAGATTCCCCTTCTCATTGTCAAGGTTTCGTGAAAATACGCCAATACACGTTGAAGGTGCCGAAAGATGGCCCTCTGTTTATTACCCAGCAGAAGTGTGGCCCATACGACAGCTTTTAGACGCTGGACAGCCTTATACTTCTGACGGACTTGGATTGACAAAACCAAAAAGTCCTGTCGAAACTGATTCAAAAACGGAAGAAGTAGAAAGTCCTCAGCTAGTTTTTTACCCTGTTTTACCAAATTCTCCGGGGAGATATACACTACCTTTTCGCTACAAGAAGCAGCTTTACTCATGTCAAGTAGCATTTCAGCTACTTGTTCAGCCCGGATCCTATAAAGTTTCAGAGAatagaaaatag
- the LOC136032473 gene encoding protein FAM200B-like: MPRRHNQVAVLQIRLLAKQNKRKYDNNEEEPVCLICKEVLAAESMKPSKLQRHLNTKHATLSKKPMEYFERLLQTSNKEKNTSEKYVTLNDKYLLALYEVSYLIAKTKKPFTIGEQLLLPAAIRMSELFMETVCY; encoded by the coding sequence ATGCCACGCCGTCACAACCAAGTTGCAGTGCTTCAAATCCGACTtctagcaaaacaaaataaaagaaaatatgacaaCAATGAAGAAGAACCAGTGTGCTTAATTTGCAAAGAAGTTTTGGCTGCAGAAAGCATGAAACCGTCAAAACTGCAACGACATTTGAATACTAAACATGCAACGTTATCAAAAAAGCCAATGGAATATTTTGAGCGTCTTTTGCAaacatcaaataaagaaaagaacacTTCGGAGAAGTATGTTACTTTGAATGATAAATATCTATTAGCATTGTATGAAGTTTCGTATTTGATAGCAAAAACGAAAAAGCCTTTTACtattggagagcaacttttACTACCTGCAGCTATAAGAATGTCTGAATTGTTCATGGAAACAGTATGCTactga